One genomic region from Cataglyphis hispanica isolate Lineage 1 chromosome 11, ULB_Chis1_1.0, whole genome shotgun sequence encodes:
- the LOC126853092 gene encoding GATOR complex protein WDR59 isoform X1 encodes MSKRNSDYVVTEHRDLQANSMAVDATGNYVLLAGRRYLAIKHLDDDVNAVKKFQRQSKYEVGSAEWNPSELNCHLCAISSNTRIEILTFNGAGGYELQTTQSLKAHTRVVSDLNWHPKEPDIIASCSIDTFIHIWDIRDQRKPCLSLSAVVGSSQVRWNPLLSYTLATAHDGDVKIWDQRKATSPVQYITAHLTKIHGLDWCPFQQNQLATSSQDCTVKIFDIANPRRAENILTTNSPVWRARYTPFGEGLVTIVVPQLRRGENSLLLWNTSNLSAPIYTFVGHTDVVLEFQWRHLKLENSEFELVTWSKDQCLRIFKINTFIKKLCSNGIDDGLSVYSQYSEENNLRTLQSVQELQLNASQSEPEINYITTKVNEPVVQSETVNLPDNSKKISSPTQPKSLQQEFSLINMNIPNIEVNAMDATERSCTITACTKNYNVILKVNFPVNYPCSAQPTFQFCPGTSIDNTMMNKLLKVLTQTAQHRVRKNRSCLEPCLRQLITTLEQMCKKDEDESGHLAYHMQDNSNFLSSPNICANYHDSYIPFPRTSGAKFCCVGILVCFGRPSYTRKSLLKPGDATPRALSALDSSIGNSESFMHMYRSTYVPTNDNMSISSYYFQDRQKDLRRGLHGTSRMHDRSYFKNYHPMVMIYDISSLFFVNKELAEKYTINTVDIFAMCQYNANVAATLERSDLVQTWCLAGLIIPQPTSNNEHNSCQSSQSSDIDAPWPLHPWGQHLIHSLIQHYANQSDIQMAGMLSCALSYRSENTDAAQTRLTSKSVNVSRLSTGKWWLKPGGSPYHTIHLADTTMEGWNFQNLQKQHRSNSWSESLDDLKVIQDTFGDSAKNINRLFDEKYTALYDGYKKSYAEALHRWELLDGRAQVLKHLSASPFDVQKGVELQNECRLCNKISQGPQCANCKGLSFQCIVCHVTVRGASNFCMFCGHGGHIEHLAAWFTKETVCPTGCGCHCLQENSMLFKI; translated from the exons ATGTCTAAACGGAATAGCGACTATGTGGTTACAGAGCATCGTGATTTACAG GCGAACAGCATGGCTGTGGATGCGACCGGCAACTACGTTTTGTTAGCCGG ACGCAGATACTTGGCAATAAAACATTTGGATGATGATGTGAATGCGGTGAAAAAATTCCAAAGACAGAGCAAATACGAGGTTGGCTCTGCCGAATGGAACCCATCTGAGCTAAATTGTCATTTGTGCGCAATTTCT agcaACACACGAATTGAGATATTGACTTTTAATGGAGCAGGAGGATATGAATTGCAAACCACACAGAGTCTAAAAGCCCACACTCGTGTGGTTAGCGATCTAAACTGGCATCCCAAAGAACCAGATATCATTGCCTCTTGCAGTATTgacacatttatacatatctgGGACATACGTGATCAGAGAAAGCCATGTTTATCTCTATCTGCAGTTG TGGGATCGTCCCAAGTACGTTGGAATCCGTTATTATCATATACTTTAGCCACAGCACACGATGGAGATGTCAAGATATGGGATCAGCGAAAAGCAACAAGTCctgtacaatatataacagCCCATTTGACTAAA ATACACGGTTTAGATTGGTGTCCCTTTCAACAAAATCAGTTGGCAACATCGAGTCAAGATTGCACCGTCAAAATCTTTGACATTGCCAATCCACGCAGGGCCGAGAATATCTTGACAACGAATTCTCCTGTGTGGAGAGCAAGATATACA cctTTTGGGGAAGGTTTAGTAACAATAGTAGTACCACAGTTGCGTCGTGGAGAAAATAGTCTTTTGCTATGGAATACGTCGAATCTCAGTGCAccaatttatacatttgtagGACACACAGATGTTGTGCTCGAATTTCAATGGCGACATCTGAAATTAg aAAACAGTGAATTTGAACTCGTTACATGGTCCAAGGATCAGTGTCTaaggatttttaaaattaatacctTTATAAAGAAA TTATGCAGTAATGGTATTGACGATGGTTTGTCAGTCTACAGCCAGTATTCTGAGGAGAACAATCTAA gAACTCTGCAATCCGTCCAAGAATTGCAACTTAATGCTTCCCAGAGTGAACCTGAgataaattacataacaaCTAAAGTGAATGAGCCTGTGGTGCAATCTGAAACTGTCAATCTTCCAGACAATTCCAAAAAGATCTCGTCTCCCACCCAACCAAAGAGTTTGCAGCAGGAgttttctttgataaatatgaatataccAAATATAGAG GTAAACGCAATGGATGCGACGGAGAGGAGTTGTACTATAACCGCGTGTACAAAGAATTataatgtgatattaaaagtaaattttcctGTGAATTATCCATGCAGCGCGCAGCCTACCTTTCAATTTTGTCCCGGCACATCGATCGACAACACGATGATGAACAAATTATTGAAAGTTCTCACGCAAACCGCTCAGCATCGTGTCAGGAAGAACAGATCATGCTTGGAACCATGTCTTCGGCAGCTAATTACAACTCTGGAACAA ATGTGCAAGAAAGATGAAGATGAGAGCGGTCACTTGGCGTATCATATGCAGGATAATAGCAACTTTCTGAGCTCGCCCAATATCTGTGCGAATTATCATGATTCTTATATACCGTTTCCTAGAACGTCTGGCGCCAAGTTTTGTTGCGTAG GTATCCTCGTTTGTTTCGGCCGTCCCTCGTACACGAGAAAATCGTTGTTGAAACCGGGAGACGCAACGCCCAGGGCATTGTCCGCTTTGGATAGTAGCATCGGTAATAGCGAGTCTTTTATGCATATGTACCGAAGTACCTATGTGCCAACTAATGACAATATGTCTATAAGCTCATATTACTTTCAAGATCGG CAGAAAGATCTCCGACGTGGATTGCATGGAACAAGCAGAATGCACGATCGATCGTACTTCAAAAATTATCACCCTATGGTTATGATATATGACATATCATCGTTATTCTTTGTTAATAAGGAGCTCGCCGAAAAATATAC AATCAATACTGTTGACATTTTCGCCATGTGCCAGTACAACGCGAACGTGGCTGCTACGCTGGAACGATCCGATTTAGTTCAAACTTGGTGTTTAGCTGGTTTAATCATTCCGCAGCCAACTTCTAATAACGAGCACAATTCTTGCCAATCGAGCCAGTCTTCTGATATCGACGCTCCATGGCCTTTACATCCTTGGGGTCAACATTTGATTCATTCTCT aatacaACATTATGCTAACCAGTCTGATATTCAAATGGCCGGTATGCTGAGCTGCGCACTTAGCTACCGATCGGAAAACACGGATGCTGCACAAACCAGGCTAACTAGTAAATCCGTGAACGTCAGT AGGCTTTCCACAGGAAAATGGTGGTTAAAG cctGGCGGATCGCCTTATCATACAATCCATCTGGCAGACACCACGATGGAGGGATGGAATTTTCAGAATCTTCAGAAACAACATCGGTCCAACTCGTGGTCGGAGTCGCTCGACGACTTGAAGGTCATTCAAGACACGTTCGGGGACTCGGCGAAGAATATTAA cAGGTTGTTCGATGAGAAATATACGGCTCTATACGACGGTTACAAGAAATCGTATGCTGAAGCATTGCATAGATGGGAATTATTGGATGGCCGGGCACAGGTGTTGAAACATTTAAGTGCGTCCCCATTCGATGTGCAGAAGGGCGTCGAGTTGCAAAACGAGTGTCGGCTCTGCAATAAGATCAGTCAAGGTCCGCAGTGTGCGAACTGCAAGGGACTGAGCTTTCAATGTATCGTGTGTCACGTTACAGTCAGAG GTGCGAGTAACTTCTGTATGTTTTGCGGTCATGGTGGACATATCGAGCATTTAGCTGCTTGGTTTACTAAAGAGACGGTATGTCCTACGGGCTGCGGCTGCCATTGCTTGCAGGAAAattcaatgttatttaaaatatag
- the LOC126853092 gene encoding GATOR complex protein WDR59 isoform X2, translating into MSKRNSDYVVTEHRDLQANSMAVDATGNYVLLAGRRYLAIKHLDDDVNAVKKFQRQSKYEVGSAEWNPSELNCHLCAISSNTRIEILTFNGAGGYELQTTQSLKAHTRVVSDLNWHPKEPDIIASCSIDTFIHIWDIRDQRKPCLSLSAVVGSSQVRWNPLLSYTLATAHDGDVKIWDQRKATSPVQYITAHLTKIHGLDWCPFQQNQLATSSQDCTVKIFDIANPRRAENILTTNSPVWRARYTPFGEGLVTIVVPQLRRGENSLLLWNTSNLSAPIYTFVGHTDVVLEFQWRHLKLENSEFELVTWSKDQCLRIFKINTFIKKLCSNGIDDGLSVYSQYSEENNLRTLQSVQELQLNASQSEPEINYITTKVNEPVVQSETVNLPDNSKKISSPTQPKSLQQEFSLINMNIPNIEVNAMDATERSCTITACTKNYNVILKVNFPVNYPCSAQPTFQFCPGTSIDNTMMNKLLKVLTQTAQHRVRKNRSCLEPCLRQLITTLEQMCKKDEDESGHLAYHMQDNSNFLSSPNICANYHDSYIPFPRTSGAKFCCVGILVCFGRPSYTRKSLLKPGDATPRALSALDSSIGNSESFMHMYRSTYVPTNDNMSISSYYFQDRQKDLRRGLHGTSRMHDRSYFKNYHPMVMIYDISSLFFVNKELAEKYTINTVDIFAMCQYNANVAATLERSDLVQTWCLAGLIIPQPTSNNEHNSCQSSQSSDIDAPWPLHPWGQHLIHSLIQHYANQSDIQMAGMLSCALSYRSENTDAAQTRLTSKSVNVSRLSTGKWWLKPGGSPYHTIHLADTTMEGWNFQNLQKQHRSNSWSESLDDLKVIQDTFGDSAKNIKLFDEKYTALYDGYKKSYAEALHRWELLDGRAQVLKHLSASPFDVQKGVELQNECRLCNKISQGPQCANCKGLSFQCIVCHVTVRGASNFCMFCGHGGHIEHLAAWFTKETVCPTGCGCHCLQENSMLFKI; encoded by the exons ATGTCTAAACGGAATAGCGACTATGTGGTTACAGAGCATCGTGATTTACAG GCGAACAGCATGGCTGTGGATGCGACCGGCAACTACGTTTTGTTAGCCGG ACGCAGATACTTGGCAATAAAACATTTGGATGATGATGTGAATGCGGTGAAAAAATTCCAAAGACAGAGCAAATACGAGGTTGGCTCTGCCGAATGGAACCCATCTGAGCTAAATTGTCATTTGTGCGCAATTTCT agcaACACACGAATTGAGATATTGACTTTTAATGGAGCAGGAGGATATGAATTGCAAACCACACAGAGTCTAAAAGCCCACACTCGTGTGGTTAGCGATCTAAACTGGCATCCCAAAGAACCAGATATCATTGCCTCTTGCAGTATTgacacatttatacatatctgGGACATACGTGATCAGAGAAAGCCATGTTTATCTCTATCTGCAGTTG TGGGATCGTCCCAAGTACGTTGGAATCCGTTATTATCATATACTTTAGCCACAGCACACGATGGAGATGTCAAGATATGGGATCAGCGAAAAGCAACAAGTCctgtacaatatataacagCCCATTTGACTAAA ATACACGGTTTAGATTGGTGTCCCTTTCAACAAAATCAGTTGGCAACATCGAGTCAAGATTGCACCGTCAAAATCTTTGACATTGCCAATCCACGCAGGGCCGAGAATATCTTGACAACGAATTCTCCTGTGTGGAGAGCAAGATATACA cctTTTGGGGAAGGTTTAGTAACAATAGTAGTACCACAGTTGCGTCGTGGAGAAAATAGTCTTTTGCTATGGAATACGTCGAATCTCAGTGCAccaatttatacatttgtagGACACACAGATGTTGTGCTCGAATTTCAATGGCGACATCTGAAATTAg aAAACAGTGAATTTGAACTCGTTACATGGTCCAAGGATCAGTGTCTaaggatttttaaaattaatacctTTATAAAGAAA TTATGCAGTAATGGTATTGACGATGGTTTGTCAGTCTACAGCCAGTATTCTGAGGAGAACAATCTAA gAACTCTGCAATCCGTCCAAGAATTGCAACTTAATGCTTCCCAGAGTGAACCTGAgataaattacataacaaCTAAAGTGAATGAGCCTGTGGTGCAATCTGAAACTGTCAATCTTCCAGACAATTCCAAAAAGATCTCGTCTCCCACCCAACCAAAGAGTTTGCAGCAGGAgttttctttgataaatatgaatataccAAATATAGAG GTAAACGCAATGGATGCGACGGAGAGGAGTTGTACTATAACCGCGTGTACAAAGAATTataatgtgatattaaaagtaaattttcctGTGAATTATCCATGCAGCGCGCAGCCTACCTTTCAATTTTGTCCCGGCACATCGATCGACAACACGATGATGAACAAATTATTGAAAGTTCTCACGCAAACCGCTCAGCATCGTGTCAGGAAGAACAGATCATGCTTGGAACCATGTCTTCGGCAGCTAATTACAACTCTGGAACAA ATGTGCAAGAAAGATGAAGATGAGAGCGGTCACTTGGCGTATCATATGCAGGATAATAGCAACTTTCTGAGCTCGCCCAATATCTGTGCGAATTATCATGATTCTTATATACCGTTTCCTAGAACGTCTGGCGCCAAGTTTTGTTGCGTAG GTATCCTCGTTTGTTTCGGCCGTCCCTCGTACACGAGAAAATCGTTGTTGAAACCGGGAGACGCAACGCCCAGGGCATTGTCCGCTTTGGATAGTAGCATCGGTAATAGCGAGTCTTTTATGCATATGTACCGAAGTACCTATGTGCCAACTAATGACAATATGTCTATAAGCTCATATTACTTTCAAGATCGG CAGAAAGATCTCCGACGTGGATTGCATGGAACAAGCAGAATGCACGATCGATCGTACTTCAAAAATTATCACCCTATGGTTATGATATATGACATATCATCGTTATTCTTTGTTAATAAGGAGCTCGCCGAAAAATATAC AATCAATACTGTTGACATTTTCGCCATGTGCCAGTACAACGCGAACGTGGCTGCTACGCTGGAACGATCCGATTTAGTTCAAACTTGGTGTTTAGCTGGTTTAATCATTCCGCAGCCAACTTCTAATAACGAGCACAATTCTTGCCAATCGAGCCAGTCTTCTGATATCGACGCTCCATGGCCTTTACATCCTTGGGGTCAACATTTGATTCATTCTCT aatacaACATTATGCTAACCAGTCTGATATTCAAATGGCCGGTATGCTGAGCTGCGCACTTAGCTACCGATCGGAAAACACGGATGCTGCACAAACCAGGCTAACTAGTAAATCCGTGAACGTCAGT AGGCTTTCCACAGGAAAATGGTGGTTAAAG cctGGCGGATCGCCTTATCATACAATCCATCTGGCAGACACCACGATGGAGGGATGGAATTTTCAGAATCTTCAGAAACAACATCGGTCCAACTCGTGGTCGGAGTCGCTCGACGACTTGAAGGTCATTCAAGACACGTTCGGGGACTCGGCGAAGAATATTAA GTTGTTCGATGAGAAATATACGGCTCTATACGACGGTTACAAGAAATCGTATGCTGAAGCATTGCATAGATGGGAATTATTGGATGGCCGGGCACAGGTGTTGAAACATTTAAGTGCGTCCCCATTCGATGTGCAGAAGGGCGTCGAGTTGCAAAACGAGTGTCGGCTCTGCAATAAGATCAGTCAAGGTCCGCAGTGTGCGAACTGCAAGGGACTGAGCTTTCAATGTATCGTGTGTCACGTTACAGTCAGAG GTGCGAGTAACTTCTGTATGTTTTGCGGTCATGGTGGACATATCGAGCATTTAGCTGCTTGGTTTACTAAAGAGACGGTATGTCCTACGGGCTGCGGCTGCCATTGCTTGCAGGAAAattcaatgttatttaaaatatag
- the LOC126853092 gene encoding GATOR complex protein WDR59 isoform X4 — translation MSKRNSDYVVTEHRDLQANSMAVDATGNYVLLAGRRYLAIKHLDDDVNAVKKFQRQSKYEVGSAEWNPSELNCHLCAISSNTRIEILTFNGAGGYELQTTQSLKAHTRVVSDLNWHPKEPDIIASCSIDTFIHIWDIRDQRKPCLSLSAVVGSSQVRWNPLLSYTLATAHDGDVKIWDQRKATSPVQYITAHLTKIHGLDWCPFQQNQLATSSQDCTVKIFDIANPRRAENILTTNSPVWRARYTPFGEGLVTIVVPQLRRGENSLLLWNTSNLSAPIYTFVGHTDVVLEFQWRHLKLENSEFELVTWSKDQCLRIFKINTFIKKLCSNGIDDGLSVYSQYSEENNLRTLQSVQELQLNASQSEPEINYITTKVNEPVVQSETVNLPDNSKKISSPTQPKSLQQEFSLINMNIPNIEVNAMDATERSCTITACTKNYNVILKVNFPVNYPCSAQPTFQFCPGTSIDNTMMNKLLKVLTQTAQHRVRKNRSCLEPCLRQLITTLEQMCKKDEDESGHLAYHMQDNSNFLSSPNICANYHDSYIPFPRTSGAKFCCVGILVCFGRPSYTRKSLLKPGDATPRALSALDSSIGNSESFMHMYRSTYVPTNDNMSISSYYFQDRKDLRRGLHGTSRMHDRSYFKNYHPMVMIYDISSLFFVNKELAEKYTINTVDIFAMCQYNANVAATLERSDLVQTWCLAGLIIPQPTSNNEHNSCQSSQSSDIDAPWPLHPWGQHLIHSLIQHYANQSDIQMAGMLSCALSYRSENTDAAQTRLTSKSVNVSRLSTGKWWLKPGGSPYHTIHLADTTMEGWNFQNLQKQHRSNSWSESLDDLKVIQDTFGDSAKNIKLFDEKYTALYDGYKKSYAEALHRWELLDGRAQVLKHLSASPFDVQKGVELQNECRLCNKISQGPQCANCKGLSFQCIVCHVTVRGASNFCMFCGHGGHIEHLAAWFTKETVCPTGCGCHCLQENSMLFKI, via the exons ATGTCTAAACGGAATAGCGACTATGTGGTTACAGAGCATCGTGATTTACAG GCGAACAGCATGGCTGTGGATGCGACCGGCAACTACGTTTTGTTAGCCGG ACGCAGATACTTGGCAATAAAACATTTGGATGATGATGTGAATGCGGTGAAAAAATTCCAAAGACAGAGCAAATACGAGGTTGGCTCTGCCGAATGGAACCCATCTGAGCTAAATTGTCATTTGTGCGCAATTTCT agcaACACACGAATTGAGATATTGACTTTTAATGGAGCAGGAGGATATGAATTGCAAACCACACAGAGTCTAAAAGCCCACACTCGTGTGGTTAGCGATCTAAACTGGCATCCCAAAGAACCAGATATCATTGCCTCTTGCAGTATTgacacatttatacatatctgGGACATACGTGATCAGAGAAAGCCATGTTTATCTCTATCTGCAGTTG TGGGATCGTCCCAAGTACGTTGGAATCCGTTATTATCATATACTTTAGCCACAGCACACGATGGAGATGTCAAGATATGGGATCAGCGAAAAGCAACAAGTCctgtacaatatataacagCCCATTTGACTAAA ATACACGGTTTAGATTGGTGTCCCTTTCAACAAAATCAGTTGGCAACATCGAGTCAAGATTGCACCGTCAAAATCTTTGACATTGCCAATCCACGCAGGGCCGAGAATATCTTGACAACGAATTCTCCTGTGTGGAGAGCAAGATATACA cctTTTGGGGAAGGTTTAGTAACAATAGTAGTACCACAGTTGCGTCGTGGAGAAAATAGTCTTTTGCTATGGAATACGTCGAATCTCAGTGCAccaatttatacatttgtagGACACACAGATGTTGTGCTCGAATTTCAATGGCGACATCTGAAATTAg aAAACAGTGAATTTGAACTCGTTACATGGTCCAAGGATCAGTGTCTaaggatttttaaaattaatacctTTATAAAGAAA TTATGCAGTAATGGTATTGACGATGGTTTGTCAGTCTACAGCCAGTATTCTGAGGAGAACAATCTAA gAACTCTGCAATCCGTCCAAGAATTGCAACTTAATGCTTCCCAGAGTGAACCTGAgataaattacataacaaCTAAAGTGAATGAGCCTGTGGTGCAATCTGAAACTGTCAATCTTCCAGACAATTCCAAAAAGATCTCGTCTCCCACCCAACCAAAGAGTTTGCAGCAGGAgttttctttgataaatatgaatataccAAATATAGAG GTAAACGCAATGGATGCGACGGAGAGGAGTTGTACTATAACCGCGTGTACAAAGAATTataatgtgatattaaaagtaaattttcctGTGAATTATCCATGCAGCGCGCAGCCTACCTTTCAATTTTGTCCCGGCACATCGATCGACAACACGATGATGAACAAATTATTGAAAGTTCTCACGCAAACCGCTCAGCATCGTGTCAGGAAGAACAGATCATGCTTGGAACCATGTCTTCGGCAGCTAATTACAACTCTGGAACAA ATGTGCAAGAAAGATGAAGATGAGAGCGGTCACTTGGCGTATCATATGCAGGATAATAGCAACTTTCTGAGCTCGCCCAATATCTGTGCGAATTATCATGATTCTTATATACCGTTTCCTAGAACGTCTGGCGCCAAGTTTTGTTGCGTAG GTATCCTCGTTTGTTTCGGCCGTCCCTCGTACACGAGAAAATCGTTGTTGAAACCGGGAGACGCAACGCCCAGGGCATTGTCCGCTTTGGATAGTAGCATCGGTAATAGCGAGTCTTTTATGCATATGTACCGAAGTACCTATGTGCCAACTAATGACAATATGTCTATAAGCTCATATTACTTTCAAGATCGG AAAGATCTCCGACGTGGATTGCATGGAACAAGCAGAATGCACGATCGATCGTACTTCAAAAATTATCACCCTATGGTTATGATATATGACATATCATCGTTATTCTTTGTTAATAAGGAGCTCGCCGAAAAATATAC AATCAATACTGTTGACATTTTCGCCATGTGCCAGTACAACGCGAACGTGGCTGCTACGCTGGAACGATCCGATTTAGTTCAAACTTGGTGTTTAGCTGGTTTAATCATTCCGCAGCCAACTTCTAATAACGAGCACAATTCTTGCCAATCGAGCCAGTCTTCTGATATCGACGCTCCATGGCCTTTACATCCTTGGGGTCAACATTTGATTCATTCTCT aatacaACATTATGCTAACCAGTCTGATATTCAAATGGCCGGTATGCTGAGCTGCGCACTTAGCTACCGATCGGAAAACACGGATGCTGCACAAACCAGGCTAACTAGTAAATCCGTGAACGTCAGT AGGCTTTCCACAGGAAAATGGTGGTTAAAG cctGGCGGATCGCCTTATCATACAATCCATCTGGCAGACACCACGATGGAGGGATGGAATTTTCAGAATCTTCAGAAACAACATCGGTCCAACTCGTGGTCGGAGTCGCTCGACGACTTGAAGGTCATTCAAGACACGTTCGGGGACTCGGCGAAGAATATTAA GTTGTTCGATGAGAAATATACGGCTCTATACGACGGTTACAAGAAATCGTATGCTGAAGCATTGCATAGATGGGAATTATTGGATGGCCGGGCACAGGTGTTGAAACATTTAAGTGCGTCCCCATTCGATGTGCAGAAGGGCGTCGAGTTGCAAAACGAGTGTCGGCTCTGCAATAAGATCAGTCAAGGTCCGCAGTGTGCGAACTGCAAGGGACTGAGCTTTCAATGTATCGTGTGTCACGTTACAGTCAGAG GTGCGAGTAACTTCTGTATGTTTTGCGGTCATGGTGGACATATCGAGCATTTAGCTGCTTGGTTTACTAAAGAGACGGTATGTCCTACGGGCTGCGGCTGCCATTGCTTGCAGGAAAattcaatgttatttaaaatatag